A genomic region of Mycolicibacterium poriferae contains the following coding sequences:
- a CDS encoding MaoC family dehydratase, which yields MPAVTLSGQIAGGPFFDDLTVGQVFDTAPSMTLTPGAAATHQAILGDRLRLALDAELATAVVGATAPLAHPALVCDVAIGQSTVVTQRVKANLFYRGLTFHRFPVIGDTLFTRTEVVGLRQNTAKPGRAPTGLAALRMTTIDGVGRLVLDFYRCAMLPCSGDGVETGHRDDLGGIGADVPPQAEPTADWDAAVYRTRVRGDHFDVVSAGTVLRSTADVVSGAPELARLTLNIAATHHDSRAGGRRLVYGGHTIGLALAQACRLLPNLVTVLGWQSCDHTGPVHEDDTLYSDLHIEHAEPRPDGRGGLLRLRSVVFAAADSGDDRQVLDWRFTALMF from the coding sequence ATGCCCGCTGTGACTTTGTCCGGCCAAATTGCGGGGGGCCCGTTCTTCGACGACCTGACCGTCGGTCAGGTGTTCGACACCGCTCCGTCGATGACCCTCACCCCGGGTGCGGCGGCCACGCATCAGGCGATCCTCGGGGACCGGCTCAGGTTGGCCCTCGACGCGGAACTCGCGACCGCCGTCGTGGGTGCCACCGCGCCGCTGGCGCATCCGGCACTGGTCTGTGACGTGGCGATCGGGCAGTCCACGGTGGTGACCCAGCGGGTCAAGGCCAACCTGTTCTACCGGGGTCTGACATTTCACCGGTTCCCGGTCATCGGCGACACGCTGTTCACCAGGACCGAGGTGGTCGGGTTGCGGCAGAACACGGCGAAACCGGGCCGAGCACCCACCGGTCTGGCGGCCCTGCGGATGACCACGATCGACGGCGTAGGGCGGCTGGTGCTGGACTTCTACCGGTGCGCGATGCTGCCGTGCAGCGGTGACGGGGTCGAGACGGGGCATCGCGACGACCTGGGCGGCATAGGGGCCGACGTCCCGCCGCAGGCTGAGCCCACGGCGGACTGGGACGCGGCCGTCTACCGGACGCGGGTGCGGGGCGACCACTTCGACGTCGTGTCGGCCGGCACAGTGCTGCGCAGCACCGCCGACGTCGTCAGCGGCGCACCCGAGCTGGCCCGGCTCACGTTGAACATCGCTGCCACTCATCATGATTCGCGGGCCGGCGGTCGCCGGCTGGTCTACGGCGGACATACGATCGGGCTGGCGCTGGCGCAGGCCTGCAGGTTGCTCCCCAACCTGGTGACCGTGCTGGGCTGGCAGTCCTGCGATCACACCGGGCCCGTACACGAGGACGACACGCTCTACAGCGACCTGCACATCGAACACGCGGAACCGCGACCCGACGGACGTGGCGGCCTGCTGCGGCTGCGTTCGGTGGTGTTCGCCGCCGCCGACAGCGGGGACGACCGACAGGTGTTGGACTGGCGCTTCACCGCGCTGATGTTCTGA
- a CDS encoding CoA transferase — protein MTPVTVPTAVLEHAGVVAREVAAELGIDIDVQELLGGRAAMLGLTAGEQVSAGGATRLLPGHDGWCALTLSRPDDIEAVPALVERDGVGADPWPAVRHGVRRLGVSAFAERARLLGLPIGVLGETGPAPIRLRRIGDRLPRPVLTDLLVADLSSMWAGPLCGALLARAGATVVKVETATRPDGTRFGSTAFFDWMNGDKLSYRVDFEAPEGLCRLLRVADVVIESSRPGALERHGVGVADLGPRDGGMWIRITGHGTEGERGGWVAFGDDAAVSGGLVGGRESSPQFCGDALADPLTGLHATRAVLRSLARGGGELADLSMAAVAAHYAGVPRDAETPCSVVPQRITSASELGADTTRVEALVAGRLAARC, from the coding sequence GTGACGCCCGTGACAGTGCCGACCGCCGTGCTCGAGCACGCGGGCGTGGTCGCGCGCGAGGTCGCCGCCGAGCTGGGCATCGACATCGACGTGCAGGAGCTGCTGGGCGGCCGCGCCGCCATGCTGGGCCTGACCGCCGGCGAACAGGTCTCTGCCGGCGGCGCCACACGATTGCTGCCCGGCCACGACGGGTGGTGCGCGCTGACGCTGTCCCGCCCCGACGACATCGAGGCGGTGCCCGCTCTGGTCGAGCGCGACGGCGTCGGCGCCGACCCGTGGCCGGCGGTGCGGCACGGTGTGCGCCGCCTCGGGGTGTCGGCATTCGCCGAGCGGGCCCGCCTGCTCGGGCTGCCCATCGGGGTGCTCGGCGAGACCGGGCCCGCCCCGATACGGTTGCGCCGCATCGGCGATCGGCTACCTCGCCCGGTGTTGACGGACCTGCTGGTGGCCGACCTGTCCTCGATGTGGGCCGGTCCGCTGTGCGGTGCGCTGCTGGCCCGAGCCGGTGCGACGGTGGTCAAGGTCGAGACCGCAACGCGGCCCGACGGGACCAGGTTCGGCTCGACGGCCTTCTTCGACTGGATGAACGGCGACAAGCTCTCCTACCGGGTGGATTTCGAAGCACCGGAAGGTCTGTGCAGATTGCTGCGAGTCGCCGATGTGGTGATCGAATCCTCCCGCCCGGGTGCGCTGGAGCGGCACGGCGTCGGAGTCGCCGACCTCGGCCCGCGCGATGGCGGGATGTGGATCCGGATCACCGGACATGGCACCGAGGGCGAACGCGGCGGGTGGGTGGCCTTCGGCGACGATGCCGCGGTGTCCGGCGGTTTGGTCGGTGGCCGGGAGTCGTCTCCGCAGTTCTGTGGGGACGCCCTGGCAGACCCGTTGACGGGGTTGCACGCCACCCGCGCGGTGCTGCGGTCACTGGCGCGCGGTGGAGGAGAGCTCGCTGATCTCTCGATGGCCGCTGTCGCTGCGCACTATGCCGGTGTGCCGCGTGACGCCGAAACACCGTGCAGCGTAGTGCCGCAGCGCATCACGTCGGCGTCCGAGCTGGGCGCCGACACGACGCGCGTCGAGGCCCTCGTCGCCGGGCGGCTGGCCGCGCGATGCTGA
- a CDS encoding acyl-CoA dehydrogenase family protein yields the protein MSDGLTDEEVMLVDTVRAFVDRDVKPGVRDVEHANTYPEAWIEQMKQLGIYGLAVPEEYGGTPVSTRCYVHVTQELARGWMSLAGAMGGHTVVVKLLALFGTDAQKQRYLPALATGDTRATMALTEPGGGSDLQNMATVARRDGDDLLINGAKTWISNARRSGLIALLCKTDPHATPRHAGISVVLVENPAPGLTVSRDLPKLGYKGVESCELSFDDCRVPASAILGDAPGRGFAQMMKGLETGRIQVAARALGVASAALQDALDYAQSRESFGQPIWKHQAVGHYLADMATKLTAARQLTLHAADRYDDGRRADMEAGMAKLFASEVAMEIALNAVRIHGGYGYSTEFDVERYFRDAPLMIVGEGTNEIQRNVIAGQLVARGGI from the coding sequence GTGAGCGACGGACTGACCGACGAAGAGGTCATGCTGGTCGACACGGTGCGGGCGTTCGTCGATCGCGACGTCAAACCCGGGGTCCGCGACGTCGAACACGCCAACACCTACCCCGAGGCATGGATCGAGCAGATGAAGCAGCTCGGCATCTACGGCCTGGCGGTCCCCGAGGAGTACGGCGGCACCCCCGTCTCGACGCGGTGCTATGTGCATGTCACCCAGGAACTGGCCCGAGGCTGGATGAGTCTGGCCGGTGCGATGGGTGGCCACACCGTGGTGGTCAAGCTGCTGGCCCTGTTCGGCACCGACGCCCAGAAGCAGCGCTATCTGCCCGCACTGGCCACCGGTGACACGCGTGCCACCATGGCGCTGACCGAACCCGGTGGCGGCTCGGACTTGCAGAACATGGCCACGGTGGCCCGCCGCGACGGTGACGATCTGCTGATCAACGGCGCGAAAACGTGGATCTCCAACGCCCGCCGGTCCGGGCTCATCGCACTGCTGTGCAAGACCGACCCGCACGCCACGCCCCGGCACGCCGGCATCTCCGTCGTCCTGGTGGAGAACCCGGCCCCGGGGCTGACGGTGTCACGCGACCTGCCCAAGCTGGGATACAAGGGCGTCGAGTCGTGTGAGCTGAGCTTCGACGACTGCCGCGTGCCGGCGTCGGCGATTCTGGGCGACGCCCCCGGTCGCGGATTCGCCCAGATGATGAAAGGCCTGGAGACCGGCCGCATCCAGGTGGCCGCCCGCGCGCTGGGCGTCGCGTCCGCGGCGCTACAGGATGCCCTGGACTACGCCCAGAGCCGGGAGAGCTTCGGGCAGCCGATCTGGAAGCACCAGGCCGTCGGCCATTACCTCGCCGACATGGCGACCAAACTGACCGCGGCCCGTCAGCTGACCCTGCATGCCGCCGACCGGTACGACGACGGCCGGCGCGCCGACATGGAGGCCGGGATGGCCAAGCTGTTCGCCTCCGAGGTGGCGATGGAGATCGCGCTGAACGCGGTCCGCATCCACGGCGGCTACGGCTATTCCACCGAGTTCGACGTCGAGCGGTACTTCCGCGACGCCCCCCTGATGATCGTCGGTGAGGGCACCAACGAGATCCAGCGCAACGTCATCGCCGGCCAGCTGGTGGCCCGAGGCGGCATCTGA